A single region of the Nocardioides sp. W7 genome encodes:
- the urtA gene encoding urea ABC transporter substrate-binding protein, giving the protein MSTSRTRLAASTAAALAASLVLSNCGSKSEDGSDAASTESCVNTSGDTIKLGFLNSTSGAMAISEQTVRDSLLLAASEINAAGGILGKQIEPVEEDGASDPAVFAEKVEKLLTSDCVASVFGGWTSASRKAMLPVVEGANGLLFYPVQYEGLEASENIYYTGATTNQQIIPAMDFLAGKGVKTLFLAGSDYVFPRTANKIIKQYAAELGIEIVGEEYVPLDSDDWSTQVAKIVEAKPDFVFNTINGSSNVGFIKAYYEQGLGPDSSPIISVSIAEEEAPAMGKDVTGQFAAWNYFQSVESPDNAAFIKAFQAEYGADRPTSDPMEAAYTSLYLYKNIVEKAESFDVDDVNAASDGVSFDAPEGTVTINGENHHIAKTGLIGQINSDNQFDVVWSSEEPIEPDPFLEGYDWWDPKAE; this is encoded by the coding sequence GTGTCCACATCACGCACTCGCCTGGCGGCGAGTACCGCAGCGGCCCTGGCCGCGTCCCTGGTCCTGAGCAACTGCGGCAGCAAGTCTGAGGACGGATCCGACGCAGCCTCCACCGAGAGCTGTGTCAACACCTCGGGCGACACCATCAAGCTCGGCTTCCTGAACTCCACGTCGGGCGCCATGGCCATCAGCGAGCAGACCGTCCGCGACTCGCTGCTCCTCGCCGCGTCCGAGATCAACGCCGCCGGCGGAATCCTGGGCAAGCAGATCGAGCCGGTCGAGGAGGACGGCGCCAGCGACCCGGCGGTCTTCGCGGAGAAGGTCGAGAAGCTGCTCACCAGCGACTGCGTCGCCTCGGTCTTCGGCGGCTGGACCTCCGCATCGCGCAAGGCGATGCTGCCGGTCGTCGAGGGTGCCAACGGCCTGCTCTTCTACCCGGTCCAGTACGAGGGCCTCGAGGCGTCCGAGAACATCTACTACACCGGCGCGACCACGAACCAGCAGATCATCCCGGCGATGGACTTCCTCGCCGGCAAGGGCGTCAAGACGTTGTTCCTCGCGGGGTCCGACTACGTCTTCCCGCGGACCGCCAACAAGATCATCAAGCAGTACGCCGCCGAGCTCGGGATCGAGATCGTCGGCGAGGAGTACGTCCCGCTCGACAGCGACGACTGGTCGACGCAGGTGGCGAAGATCGTCGAGGCCAAGCCCGACTTCGTCTTCAACACCATCAACGGCTCGTCCAACGTCGGCTTCATCAAGGCCTACTACGAGCAGGGCCTCGGCCCGGACAGCTCCCCGATCATCTCGGTGTCCATCGCCGAGGAGGAGGCCCCCGCGATGGGCAAGGACGTCACCGGGCAGTTCGCGGCCTGGAACTACTTCCAGTCCGTGGAGTCCCCCGACAACGCCGCGTTCATCAAGGCGTTCCAGGCCGAGTACGGCGCGGACCGCCCGACCTCCGACCCGATGGAGGCGGCGTACACCTCGCTCTACCTCTACAAGAACATCGTCGAGAAGGCCGAGTCCTTCGACGTCGACGACGTCAACGCTGCCTCCGACGGCGTCAGCTTCGACGCACCCGAGGGCACCGTCACCATCAACGGCGAGAACCACCACATCGCCAAGACCGGCCTGATCGGTCAGATCAACTCCGACAACCAGTTCGACGTGGTGTGGAGCTCCGAGGAGCCGATCGAGCCCGACCCGTTCCTCGAGGGCTACGACTGGTGGGACCCGAAGGCCGAGTGA